In a single window of the Caproicibacterium sp. BJN0003 genome:
- a CDS encoding AEC family transporter → MDIGQLFSLQGSLFLMILLGLFLKKKGIIDDNGTRCLTDLCMDVIIPCNTIKSCLVDFDTAEMQACWWILLVSVLMQFVGIILNHFLFNRFNEQQKKVLQYCTIVSNGAFLGNPVAEGIYGNIGLLYSSIFLIPQRMVIWSVGTSYFVSGETTDRKKVIRNVLTHPCLVAVYIGLLIMVTKVQLPEFMTLTIKSIGNCNSAITMMIVGTILADVKFSTIVNKSTLFISLLRLVLLPMVAFGLSTACGLEHAAAGVCVIMVGMPAGATAAIFAARYHSDAPFATKCVVLSTLLSMITIPIWCYLIG, encoded by the coding sequence GTGGATATCGGTCAATTATTCAGTCTGCAAGGGTCGTTGTTCCTGATGATTCTGCTTGGATTGTTCCTTAAGAAAAAGGGAATCATAGATGATAACGGAACTCGTTGTCTAACAGATCTTTGTATGGATGTAATTATCCCGTGTAATACCATTAAATCTTGTCTGGTGGATTTTGACACGGCTGAAATGCAGGCTTGCTGGTGGATTCTTCTTGTCAGTGTACTGATGCAGTTTGTCGGTATTATCCTCAATCATTTCCTTTTTAACCGTTTTAATGAGCAGCAGAAAAAAGTCCTTCAATACTGCACGATTGTTTCAAACGGAGCATTTTTAGGGAATCCGGTAGCCGAAGGAATTTATGGGAACATTGGATTGCTTTATTCTTCTATTTTTCTGATTCCACAGCGTATGGTGATTTGGTCAGTCGGTACTTCTTATTTTGTTTCCGGGGAAACTACAGACCGCAAAAAAGTCATTCGAAATGTGCTGACTCATCCGTGTTTAGTCGCTGTTTACATAGGATTGCTGATCATGGTGACCAAGGTGCAGCTGCCGGAGTTTATGACTTTGACGATTAAAAGTATCGGAAACTGCAATTCTGCAATTACTATGATGATCGTAGGGACCATTCTTGCCGATGTAAAATTCTCCACCATTGTCAATAAATCAACGCTCTTTATCAGCCTTCTGCGTCTTGTACTGCTGCCGATGGTTGCGTTCGGACTCAGCACTGCCTGCGGGTTGGAACATGCAGCTGCCGGTGTTTGCGTAATCATGGTTGGTATGCCTGCGGGCGCTACGGCTGCTATTTTTGCAGCGCGCTATCACAGTGATGCACCGTTTGCAACAAAGTGTGTGGTGCTTTCTACTCTGCTATCGATGATCACAATTCCAATCTGGTGCTATTTGATTGGTTAA
- a CDS encoding metal-sensing transcriptional repressor, with product MQADPKIINRLLKTAMGQLQGVQKMVDEDRYCIDISNQLLAVTAILQKANKEIIRAHMRGCVREAFESGDPEAKIDELLRVFDKMTK from the coding sequence ATGCAGGCAGATCCAAAGATAATCAATCGTCTCTTAAAGACCGCAATGGGGCAGTTGCAGGGTGTACAGAAGATGGTGGATGAAGACCGTTACTGCATTGATATTTCCAATCAACTGTTGGCTGTAACGGCGATCCTGCAAAAAGCCAATAAAGAGATTATTCGTGCACATATGCGCGGATGTGTAAGAGAAGCTTTTGAAAGTGGTGACCCGGAAGCTAAAATTGATGAACTTTTAAGAGTGTTTGATAAGATGACGAAATAA
- a CDS encoding heavy metal translocating P-type ATPase, with the protein MKQTFDVTGMTCAACQAHVEKAVSKLPGVEKCNVNLLSGRMEVTYKEQELNDKTICEAVEKGGYGASPIVKNGEKKERPQESIKERSASELKEMKHRLLWSFVFFVPLFYLSMGHMAGLPLPGFLNGYENSISYGMTQLFLTLPIMYLNRVYYQRGFRSLWHRAPNMDTLIAVGSTAAVVYGIFAICRMGYGLGVSDSALVMRYHMDLYFESAGTILTLITLGKYLETRSRGKTGEAVEKLMDLRPQTAILFENGKEKIIPLEQVKEGDLLIVKPGARIPVDGEITEGTSAVDQSALTGESIPVEKHPGDSLIAASVNGSGRLIFRATRVGEDTTLSQIIHLVEEAGSSKAPIAKLADRISAVFVPVVILIAIVAAFFWLLSGQTPEFALSIGIAVLVISCPCALGLATPVAIMVGTGRGAQLGVLYKNAEALEHAHSVDTVVLDKTGTITRGKPEITDLLVDLEQSLSEDEFLKLAASLEQSSEHPLAQAILRKAEEQKISLTSPETFEAVPGRGLRARLNGIDCLAGTSDFLEGEGVSCENLKPKAEAFAAQGKTPLYFAQNGQLLGLIAAADLPKENSREAIHTVQQMGLKVVMLTGDHRKTAEAVRKSLGIDQAVAEVLPQDKEREIRKLQEEGRKVAMVGDGINDAPALARADVGIAIGAGTDIAIESADVVLMKSDLMDAVTAIDLSRAVIRNIHMNLFWAFFYNAIGIPLAAGVFYSLLGWTLNPMFGAAAMSLSSVCVVSNALRLRFFHPKEQTNLVKQTAVEKSISKDFEKTNKGEQVEMKKVIAVEGMMCAHCQAHVKEALEKVPGVEKAEVSLENKNAVLTLKEEVADTALQEAVKEAGYEPGKVEAD; encoded by the coding sequence ATGAAACAGACATTTGACGTTACTGGAATGACCTGTGCTGCTTGTCAAGCGCATGTGGAAAAGGCAGTCAGCAAGCTCCCGGGAGTAGAAAAATGCAATGTGAATCTTCTTTCCGGCAGAATGGAGGTCACTTATAAAGAGCAGGAACTTAATGACAAAACGATTTGTGAAGCAGTGGAAAAGGGTGGATATGGAGCTTCTCCGATTGTAAAAAATGGGGAGAAAAAAGAAAGGCCACAGGAGTCTATCAAAGAACGTTCTGCTTCTGAGTTAAAAGAAATGAAGCATCGGCTTTTGTGGTCTTTTGTGTTTTTTGTTCCGCTGTTTTATCTTTCTATGGGGCATATGGCTGGACTTCCGCTGCCGGGCTTTTTAAATGGATACGAAAATTCGATCAGCTACGGCATGACACAGCTCTTTCTTACATTGCCGATCATGTATTTAAATAGGGTTTATTATCAGCGGGGATTTCGTTCCCTATGGCACCGCGCGCCGAATATGGATACGCTCATTGCAGTAGGCAGTACGGCGGCTGTGGTGTATGGTATTTTTGCAATCTGCCGAATGGGATATGGTCTTGGAGTTTCCGATAGCGCTCTTGTGATGCGGTATCATATGGACCTCTATTTTGAATCGGCGGGAACTATTTTAACATTAATTACGCTGGGAAAATATTTGGAGACCCGCTCTCGCGGAAAAACGGGAGAAGCCGTAGAAAAATTGATGGACTTGCGTCCGCAGACAGCTATTCTTTTTGAAAACGGAAAAGAAAAAATCATTCCGTTGGAACAGGTGAAAGAAGGGGACCTGTTGATTGTTAAGCCTGGAGCGAGAATTCCGGTAGATGGTGAAATTACAGAAGGAACTTCGGCTGTTGATCAGAGTGCTCTAACCGGAGAAAGTATTCCGGTAGAAAAACATCCGGGGGATTCTTTGATTGCCGCTTCGGTAAACGGCTCCGGACGATTGATTTTTCGTGCGACCCGTGTAGGAGAAGATACAACACTTAGTCAGATTATTCATTTAGTAGAGGAAGCAGGCAGTTCCAAAGCGCCGATCGCCAAATTAGCAGATCGAATCAGTGCTGTCTTTGTGCCAGTGGTAATTTTAATTGCAATCGTTGCGGCATTCTTTTGGCTGCTTTCCGGACAGACACCGGAGTTTGCACTTTCTATCGGAATTGCGGTACTGGTCATTTCTTGCCCCTGTGCGTTAGGACTGGCAACGCCGGTGGCAATTATGGTGGGAACCGGACGTGGCGCACAGCTTGGGGTTCTCTATAAAAATGCTGAGGCGCTGGAACATGCACATTCGGTGGATACCGTCGTTCTCGATAAGACAGGAACGATTACCAGAGGAAAACCGGAAATTACGGACCTCTTAGTGGATTTGGAGCAAAGTTTATCGGAAGACGAATTCCTAAAATTAGCAGCTTCTTTGGAACAAAGCAGTGAGCATCCTCTGGCACAGGCAATTCTAAGAAAGGCAGAAGAGCAGAAAATTTCACTGACCTCGCCGGAAACGTTTGAGGCAGTTCCAGGCAGAGGACTGCGCGCACGGCTCAATGGGATTGACTGTCTTGCAGGAACGTCGGATTTCTTAGAAGGAGAAGGTGTTTCTTGTGAGAATCTAAAGCCAAAAGCGGAAGCTTTTGCAGCACAAGGAAAGACGCCGCTCTATTTTGCCCAAAACGGTCAGTTGCTAGGATTAATCGCGGCAGCCGATCTTCCCAAAGAGAATAGTCGTGAGGCAATTCACACGGTGCAGCAAATGGGACTTAAGGTTGTAATGCTGACTGGCGATCATCGGAAGACAGCAGAGGCTGTACGAAAGAGTCTTGGAATTGATCAGGCGGTGGCGGAGGTGCTGCCGCAAGACAAAGAGCGCGAAATTCGCAAACTGCAAGAGGAAGGAAGAAAAGTCGCCATGGTAGGCGATGGAATCAACGATGCGCCGGCACTTGCTCGTGCTGATGTTGGAATTGCAATCGGTGCAGGAACGGATATTGCAATTGAAAGCGCCGATGTTGTTCTCATGAAAAGTGATTTGATGGATGCCGTCACCGCGATTGATCTTTCCCGTGCGGTGATCCGCAATATTCATATGAACCTGTTTTGGGCGTTCTTTTATAATGCCATTGGAATTCCGCTCGCAGCAGGGGTGTTTTATTCATTACTCGGCTGGACTTTAAATCCGATGTTCGGAGCGGCAGCCATGAGCCTCAGCAGCGTATGTGTAGTAAGTAATGCTTTGCGCTTACGCTTTTTCCACCCCAAAGAACAGACCAATTTGGTTAAACAAACAGCAGTCGAAAAATCCATTTCCAAGGATTTTGAAAAAACAAATAAAGGAGAGCAAGTCGAAATGAAAAAAGTAATTGCAGTAGAAGGTATGATGTGTGCGCATTGCCAGGCACATGTAAAAGAAGCACTGGAAAAGGTACCGGGAGTAGAAAAGGCAGAGGTTAGCTTAGAAAATAAAAATGCCGTTTTAACCCTAAAGGAAGAAGTCGCGGATACGGCTTTGCAGGAAGCGGTTAAAGAAGCAGGGTACGAGCCCGGAAAAGTAGAGGCTGACTGA
- the glgB gene encoding 1,4-alpha-glucan branching protein GlgB, translated as MEKESLKQYLRGESCDAYRTLGAHLVNEKGQEGVRFTVFAPGAKSVSLLSECTDWNPILMERDSYGFWSLFSHCAKEKQMYKYQIETQDGKIYDRIDPFAFQSEVRPNTASIVCDLKNYKWQDEEWLKKRKQTEKYYNAPLSIYEVHAGSWKIKTGKKGDERFYNYDELAEILIPYAKEQGYTHLEFLPLTEYPLDASWGYQVTGYYSATSRYGTPQQLMKLVDQCHQAGLGVLMDFVPAHFVSDFYALHQYDGTYLYESENKDLRCSEWGTIFFDFTKSHVLSFLKSAVDFWLTVFHFDGIRYDAVSRMLYQNGQEDHGVNEAGVWFLKNTNYEMQQRHPDCLLIAEDSSNFPKVTAPVVYGGLGFDYKWDLGFMNDTFDYMMKTPAERKNFAERITFSISYFYQDIFLLPFSHDEVVHGKKTIIDKIYGSYENKFPQLRLLYLYLFTHPGKKLTFMGCELAEFKEWDENAELGWNLLTYPKHDAFHHFFRDLQKFYISHPSLSSSDFNPDGFHWADLTNACRCIFSYSRKSVNGKSHEKLYIALNFSDRPAVDYALPVEEQGDYEEIFTTDEFRYNGNGHKNLTKSSCRRGMRQCLLVDLPPFCGCIFKCRES; from the coding sequence TTGGAAAAAGAATCTTTGAAACAATATCTGCGGGGAGAAAGCTGCGACGCCTATCGAACTTTAGGTGCACATCTTGTTAACGAAAAGGGGCAAGAAGGAGTTCGCTTTACAGTATTTGCACCAGGTGCAAAGAGTGTTTCTCTTTTGTCAGAATGTACTGATTGGAATCCGATTTTAATGGAGCGGGATTCCTATGGCTTTTGGAGCCTTTTTTCTCATTGTGCCAAAGAAAAGCAGATGTATAAATATCAAATCGAGACACAGGATGGAAAAATATATGACCGAATTGATCCATTTGCTTTTCAAAGTGAGGTGCGACCAAACACAGCGTCGATTGTCTGTGATTTAAAAAACTATAAATGGCAGGACGAAGAATGGCTAAAAAAGCGGAAACAGACGGAAAAATATTATAATGCACCGCTTTCTATTTATGAAGTCCATGCTGGGTCTTGGAAAATCAAGACTGGGAAAAAAGGGGACGAGCGGTTTTACAATTATGACGAATTAGCAGAAATCTTGATTCCTTATGCAAAAGAACAGGGATACACCCATTTGGAATTTTTGCCGTTGACTGAATATCCGCTGGATGCAAGTTGGGGATATCAGGTGACCGGATATTACAGCGCAACTTCCCGCTATGGAACACCGCAGCAGCTTATGAAGCTCGTTGATCAGTGTCATCAGGCAGGACTTGGGGTTCTGATGGATTTTGTGCCCGCACATTTTGTCAGTGATTTTTATGCGCTTCATCAGTATGACGGTACTTATCTTTACGAGAGTGAAAATAAAGATTTGCGCTGCAGTGAGTGGGGGACCATCTTTTTTGATTTTACGAAATCGCATGTGCTTAGCTTTTTAAAATCGGCAGTTGATTTTTGGCTGACTGTTTTCCATTTTGACGGGATTCGATATGATGCGGTTTCCAGAATGCTTTATCAGAACGGACAAGAAGACCATGGTGTTAATGAAGCTGGCGTTTGGTTTTTAAAGAATACGAATTATGAAATGCAGCAGCGCCATCCGGATTGTCTTTTGATTGCAGAGGATTCTTCAAATTTTCCGAAAGTGACGGCTCCCGTAGTTTATGGGGGACTCGGATTTGATTATAAATGGGATCTGGGCTTTATGAACGATACGTTCGATTACATGATGAAAACACCGGCAGAACGCAAAAATTTTGCGGAGCGGATTACTTTTTCGATCAGTTATTTTTATCAGGATATTTTTTTGCTGCCGTTTTCTCATGATGAAGTAGTCCATGGAAAGAAAACGATCATTGATAAGATCTATGGAAGCTATGAAAATAAATTTCCGCAGCTTCGGCTTCTCTATCTTTATCTTTTTACCCATCCTGGGAAAAAGCTCACCTTTATGGGCTGTGAACTGGCTGAGTTTAAAGAATGGGATGAAAATGCAGAACTTGGTTGGAACTTGCTCACCTATCCTAAGCATGACGCATTTCATCATTTTTTCCGAGATCTTCAAAAATTTTATATCAGCCATCCGTCTCTTTCATCAAGTGATTTTAATCCGGATGGATTTCATTGGGCAGATCTAACAAATGCCTGCCGCTGTATTTTTTCTTATTCGCGCAAAAGTGTAAACGGAAAATCTCATGAAAAGCTCTATATTGCTTTGAATTTTTCAGATCGTCCGGCGGTAGATTATGCTCTTCCTGTTGAAGAACAGGGAGATTACGAAGAAATTTTTACAACAGACGAATTTCGCTATAATGGAAATGGCCATAAAAATCTCACAAAATCTTCCTGCCGACGCGGTATGCGACAATGCCTTTTGGTGGATCTTCCGCCTTTTTGCGGATGTATTTTTAAATGTCGGGAATCATAA
- a CDS encoding Cof-type HAD-IIB family hydrolase gives MRYRLLALDLDGTLMTTEKKVTDYTKKVLLRAQEAGVRIALTSGRPVPGVRPIADLLKLPQFGGYVAACNGGRIYDCATGENLYEEFLPQNLIPKLCAFGVENDVTMVVYHEDQLITQQSESRYARFDASVNHMKIKECKELSAAIQFPIYKFLMAADPPVIQKLISKAQKEFSQCSVYRSDPYYMEFMPLGGNKAKALQALLNHLGWDREKLMACGDGFNDVSMIEYAGLGVAMKNAQKPVLEVANDVTLSNDEDGVAKAVEKYCLS, from the coding sequence ATGCGGTATCGATTGTTGGCACTGGATTTAGATGGGACACTTATGACTACCGAAAAAAAGGTGACGGATTATACGAAAAAGGTTCTTCTGCGTGCGCAAGAGGCAGGAGTTAGAATTGCGCTTACTTCCGGAAGACCGGTGCCGGGGGTTAGGCCCATTGCAGATCTTTTAAAGCTGCCGCAGTTTGGTGGATATGTTGCTGCCTGTAATGGAGGACGGATTTATGATTGCGCTACAGGCGAAAATCTTTATGAGGAATTTCTGCCACAAAACTTAATTCCAAAGCTTTGTGCCTTTGGCGTCGAAAATGATGTGACGATGGTGGTTTATCACGAAGATCAGCTTATCACACAACAGTCGGAAAGTCGTTATGCACGGTTTGATGCTTCTGTCAATCATATGAAGATTAAAGAATGTAAAGAGCTTTCGGCTGCAATTCAGTTTCCAATCTATAAATTTTTGATGGCGGCAGATCCACCGGTCATTCAAAAATTGATCTCAAAAGCACAAAAGGAATTTTCGCAGTGCAGCGTTTATCGAAGCGATCCATATTATATGGAATTTATGCCGTTGGGAGGAAATAAAGCAAAAGCCCTTCAGGCACTTTTAAACCATCTTGGGTGGGACCGTGAGAAACTGATGGCTTGTGGGGATGGATTTAATGACGTTTCAATGATCGAGTATGCTGGATTAGGGGTCGCAATGAAAAATGCTCAAAAACCGGTATTGGAAGTAGCGAATGATGTTACGCTTTCCAATGATGAAGACGGGGTTGCAAAGGCAGTGGAAAAGTATTGTCTTTCTTAA